One region of Wyeomyia smithii strain HCP4-BCI-WySm-NY-G18 chromosome 3, ASM2978416v1, whole genome shotgun sequence genomic DNA includes:
- the LOC129727916 gene encoding uncharacterized protein LOC129727916, giving the protein MSSRRISLLKLIDLAIGFPIPGSVSFNLLHKVLYLLALRDGLVSAETDEIELTTSGGIVDSGTKQQDMTQDNVSRTRLTVQRIINGASDQHTLKITGSRIVIANMKEFPSAVIHDAEKIESRISAMSSVVTELEEKVQEMSHQKLDGECAKTLEQLQKRIEILEGLIEQQTSKVTIDEALQTEEPLSSSAAADISDDGNNVSNNLHDAAEWRVMTSAVTCGEDFAEKLTKIIDYLQEIQQKHAHLEEDYQHFKDQQKHWQYAEHFHESENSDSHFHRASQVDPDSKIIEQLRNHLQLVEDAANSRFTRLENLINRLFQEKVNDVDIESRVRQSVQLATRTSSIHAATDGFGVDMISQTNPIVENQLRQLSEMLQASQNEIAALRDALDTKVNIDCLLPVTGAINDQLREVKLEVKSLGTLAKAENNRAAGTKVNTIQNVCCISCDRPVKMDTCTDTVPVPPPAQGASRIIKPSLRYRLEEIRRGFKQQQGSSVGNLEHIEKIYRKLADGKLNSIK; this is encoded by the exons ATGTCGTCCCGGCGTATCAGTTTATTGAAATTAATTGATCTGGCAATCGGCTTTCCCATTCCTGGCTCTGTAAGCTTTAATTTGCTGCACAAAGTTTTATACTTGCTGGCTCTTCGAGATGGCTTAGTGTCTGCCGAAACGGATGAAATCGAGCTAACCACTTCAGGCGGTATCGTTGATTCAGGAACGAAACAGCAGGACATGACACAGGATAATGTTAGCCGTACGCGGTTGACGGTGCAGCGTATCATCAATGGGGCTAGTGACCAACATACGCTCAAGATTACGGGTTCAAGGATTGTCATTGCCAATATGAAGGAATTTCCGTCGGCTGTAATCCACGACGCCGAAAAGATTGAATCACGCATCAGTGCAATGTCCTCCGTGGTTACCGAATTGGAAGAAAAAGTACAGGAAATGTCGCATCAAAAGCTGGATGGCGAATGTGCCAAAACTCTAGAGCAACTTCAGAAACGTATCGAAATTTTGGAGGGTTTGATCGAACAGCAAACTTCAAAAGTCACCATTGATGAAGCGCTACAAACAGAAGAGCCACTTTCATCCTCTGCGGCAGCGGACATTTCCGATGATGGGAATAATGTATCAAATAACCTTCATGATGCTGCGGAATGGAGGGTAATGAC GTCAGCAGTTACGTGTGGAGAGGATTTCGCAGAAAAACTGACGAAAATAATAGATTATCTCCAGGAAATTCAACAGAAGCATGCCCATCTGGAAGAGGACTACCAACATTTCAAGGACCAGCAGAAACACTGGCAGTACGCAGAGCATTTCCACGAATCAGAAAACTCAGATTCGCACTTTCATCGTGCATCCCAAGTAGATCCAGATTCCAAAATTATAGAGCAATTGAGGAATCATTTACAGTTGGTAGAGGATGCCGCAAATTCCCGGTTCACGCGGTTGGAAAATTTAATAAACCGTTTGTTCCAGGAGAAGGTTAACGATGTTGACATTGAATCACGTGTGAGACAGTCCGTACAATTGGCGACGAGGACCTCGAGCATCCACGCTGCCACAGATGGCTTTGGAGTGGATATGATTTCACAAACAAATCCGATTGTGGAAAACCAACTACGACAGCTGTCGGAGATGCTACAAGCTTCACAGAATGAAATTGCCGCTCTTCGTGACGCATTAGACACAAAAGTGAACATCGACTGTTTACTTCCGGTTACGGGCGCTATCAATGATCAACTGCGGGAGGTGAAGCTGGAAGTGAAATCCCTTGGCACTCTGGCTAAAGCTGAAAACAACCGCGCGGCTGGCACGAAAGTGAACACGATTCAGAATGTTTGCTGTATATCTTGTGATCGACCGGTAAAAATGGATACTTGCACTGATACAGTTCCCGTGCCACCACCAGCTCAGGGTGCTTCTCGTATAATAAAACCTAGTCTGCGATACCGTCTGGAAGAAATTCGACGAGGTTTCAAACAGCAGCAAGGGAGTTCAGTTGGTAATTTGGAGCACATCGAAAAGATATACCGAAAACTAGCAGATGGAAAACTAAATTCAATTAAATGA